In one window of Gadus chalcogrammus isolate NIFS_2021 chromosome 12, NIFS_Gcha_1.0, whole genome shotgun sequence DNA:
- the c12h1orf210 gene encoding type III endosome membrane protein TEMP translates to MDTTSNFSLPTLLSTPGNSSHHTTPPESQRWEFLVAVLATAVFVSVLLAVLAKCQVIRRYLASYRHTRLRDGDSVSQGDPSGHDVGFSMHGGRGGNPHCIPPIHEEDDDGFIEDNYIQSSEREKAERAAGGFEDNSAVQFSSVFGQPGDMEDEDDQMDEIQFSIA, encoded by the exons ATGGATACAACGTCAAATTTCTCATTGCCAACCCTCCTTTCTACTCCAG GGAACTCCAGTCACCACACGACCCCCCCCGAGTCCCAGAGGTGGGAGTTCCTGGTGGCGGTCCTGGCCACGGCCGTCTTCGTGTCCGTGCTGCTGGCCGTCCTGGCCAAGTGCCAGGTGATCCGACGCTACCTGGCGAGCTACAGACACACCCGCCTGAGGGACGGGGACAGCGTCAGCCAGGGGGACCCCTCAG GTCACGACGTGGGGTTCTCCATGCACGGCGGCCGGGGGGGGAACCCACACTGCATCCCTCCTATccacgaggaggacgacgacggctTCATCGAGGACAACTACATCCAGAGCAGCGAGCGGGAGAAGGCGGAGCGCGCCGCGGGGGGATTCGAGGACAACAGcgcagttcagttcagttcagtgttCGGACAGCCTGGGGACATGGAGGACGAAGACGACCAGATGGACGAGATCCAGTTCTCCATCGCCTAA
- the tie1 gene encoding tyrosine-protein kinase receptor Tie-1 isoform X1 has product MRITNMRIVWVYIFYSFSLSDGVMDLTMISTAEVTDFSHFSFSCITGERSPATIGLDIKRENKIFLVPMTPQFRVQRTRPKEVVATHFHSLGYIGIFYCEATQELRPHDKIIMINNPASADMVPAHMTVTADLGETVHLSMRLLDTQKRDVTWKYNGNYHYMTPSNDLLNHTAVLAVENASRAHQGVYSASYVGASPLHGSWMRLIVRNCSSKKWGESCLQDCPECLNRGVCHDRDGDCLCPPGFMGTRCETACREGMFGRSCQESCGSGKDCKGLRFCLPDPYGCSCASGWAGVRCGTPCPVDTYGPDCRLTCSCLNGGSCNRFSGCHCPTGWRGQHCEKSDRAPQILDMPSTIEGNLNSSPRISCSASGNPLPSHTSIELRKLDSSVLKASQTTMDSDKSTAQFEIPSLKALDGGLWECRVSTNGGQDSRKFNLIVREPPVPATPPKLLERKSKQLLVMPMTSHQGHGPIQSTKLLYKPMDNGDSWSSIIVYGDRGPITLMNLKPSTRYQVRVQLTRPGEGGEGAPGPEAIMETDCPEPTARPEIDISSMEGRNATVRWRLPPGSPGATGPGEASGFLVQLFGPAPSSTKLWEETTLLNVLSTRFHNLEYQRDYVAVVLLVNCGSQGPASKPYTFRLNSQGPSSPRNVQAVSLSVSAVVVRWQPPEDPNGGIIKYVIEYQPVGQGAPHPWVDTDDGNKTAKEVTALNGSTLYQFRVRAFSKVPGEWSKFVQAATMVDGFLSFTPTTQGVGIGPGGEGYQLLVAVVGSVTVTCVTILLALLALFCIRKTLLNRRRTFTYQSGSGEETILQFNSGTLTLTRRPKPTLEPLTYPILDWDDIKFEDVIGEGNFGQVIKAMIKKDGNKMSAAIKMLKGKEFASENDHRDFAGELEVLCKLGQHPNIINLIGACENRGYLYIAIEYAPYGNLLDFLRKSRVLETDPAFAKEHGTASTLTSQQLLQFSVDVATGMHYLSDKQFIHRDLAARNVLVGDNLVAKIADFGLSRGEEVYVKKTMGRLPVRWMAIESLNYSVYTTKSDVWSFGVLLWEIVSLGGTPYCGMTCAELYEKLPQGYRMEQPRNCDDEVYELMRQCWRDRPYERPPFSQISVQLNRMQEARKAYVNMALFENFTYAGIDATAEEA; this is encoded by the exons ATGAGGATTACAAACATGAGGATTGTGTGGGTGTACATATTCTACTCATTCAGTTTGTCAG ACGGCGTGATGGACCTGACCATGATCTCCACGGCGGAGGTCACCGACTTCAGtcacttctccttctcctgcatcACCGGCGAGCGCAGCCCCGCAACCATCGGCCTGGACATCAAGCGGGAGAACAAGATCTTCCTCGTCCCCATGACGCCGCAGTTCAGGGTGCAGCGGACCCGACCCAAGGAGGTGGTGGCCACCCACTTCCACAGCCTCGGATACATCGGCATCTTCTACTGCGAGGCCACGCAGGAGCTCCGCCCCCACGACAAGATCATCATGATCAACAACCCCGCCTCAG CTGACATGGTCCCGGCTCACATGACGGTGACGGCCGACCTGGGGGAGACGGTCCACCTCAGCATGCGGCTGCTGGACACCCAGAAGAGAGACGTGACCTGGAAGTACAACG GGAACTACCACTACATGACGCCGTCCAACGACCTGCTGAACCACACGGCCGTGCTGGCGGTGGAGAACGCCTCGCGGGCGCACCAGGGCGTCTACAGCGCCAGCTACGTGGGCGCCAGCCCGCTGCACGGCTCCTGGATGAGGCTCATCGTACGCA ACTGTTCCAGTAAGAAGTGGGGGGAGAGCTGTCTGCAGGACTGTCCCGAGTGCCTCAACAGGGGGGTCTGCCACGACCGCGACGGGGACTGCCTCTGCCCCCCGGGCTTCATGGGAACCCGATGCGAGACAG cctgCAGGGAGGGGATGTTCGGTCGCAGCTGCCAGGAGTCGTGTGGCTCTGGGAAGGACTGCAAGGGGCTGCGCTTCTGCCTCCCGGACCCCTACGGCTGCTCCTGCGCCAGCGGCTGGGCTGGCGTTCGCTGTGGGACAC CTTGCCCTGTGGATACGTACGGGCCCGACTGCCGGCTCACCTGCAGCTGTCTGAATGGCGGCTCGTGCAACCGCTTCAGTGGCTGCCACTGCCCCACGGGCTGGAGGGGACAGCACTGTGAGAAGTCAG atcgGGCGCCCCAGATCCTGGACATGCCCAGCACCATCGAGGGGAACCTGAACTCCAGCCCCCGGATCTCCTGCTCGGCCTCGGGGAACCCGCTGCCGAGCCACACCAGCATCGAGCTGCGCAAGCTGGACAGCAGCGTGCTGAAG GCCTCCCAGACCACCATGGACTCTGACAAGAGCACGGCCCAGTTTGAGATCCCCTCGCTGAAGGCTCTGGATGGCGGGCTGTGGGAGTGCCGGGTCTCCACCAACGGGGGCCAGGACTCACGCAAGTTCAACCTCATCGTCAGAG agCCGCCCgtccccgccaccccccccaaGCTGCTGGAGAGGAAGAGCAAGCAGCTGCTGGTGATGCCCATGACCTCCCACCAAGGCCACGGGCCCATCCAGTCCACCAAGCTGCTCTACAAGCCCATGGACAACGGTGACTCCTGGTCCTCCATCATCG TGTACGGCGACCGTGGGCCCATCACCCTGATGAACCTGAAGCCGTCCACGCGCTACCAGGTCAGAGTTCAGCTGACCcgcccgggggaggggggcgagggcgCGCCCGGCCCCGAGGCCATCATGGAGACCGACTGTCCCG AGCCCACCGCGCGTCCCGAGATCGACATCAGCTCCATGGAGGGCCGCAACGCCACGGTGCGTTGGCGCCTCCCGCCGGGCAGCCCCGGCGCCACCGGGCCGGGCGAGGCCAGCGGGTTCCTGGTGCAGCTGTTCGGACCGGCGCCCTCCAGCACCAAGCTGTGGGAGGAGACCACGCTGCTCAACGTGCTGTCCACCAGGTTCCACAACCTGGAGTACCAGCGGGACTACGTCGCCGTGGTGCTGCTGGTCAACTGCGGCAGCCAGGGCCCCGCCTCCAAGCCCTACACCTTCCGCCTCAACAGCCAGG GCCCGTCGTCCCCGCGCAACGTGCAGGCGGTCTCCCTGTCGGTGTCGGCCGTGGTGGTGCGCTGGCAGCCCCCCGAGGACCCCAACGGGGGCATCATCAAGTACGTGATCGAGTACCAGCCGGTGGGCCAGGGCGCCCCTCACCCCTGGGTGGACACCGACGACGGCAACAAGACGGCCAAGGAGGTGACGGCGCTGAACGGCAGCACGCTGTACCAGTTCAGAGTGCGGGCGTTCTCCAAGGTCCCCGGGGAGTGGAGCAAGTTCGTCCAGGCCGCCACCATGGTGGACG gcttcCTGAgcttcacccccaccacccaggGCGTGGGGATCGGGCCGGGCGGCGAGGGTTACCAGctgctggtggcggtggtgggctCGGTCACGGTCACCTGCGTCACcatcctcctcgccctcctggCCCTCTTCTGCATCCGCAAGACGCTGCTGAACCGCCGACGCACCTTCACCTACCAGTCGGGATCG GGCGAGGAGACCATCCTGCAGTTCAACTCCGGGACCCTGACGCTGACCCGGAGACCCAAGCCCACGCTGGAGCCCCTCACCTACCCCATCCTGGACTGGGACGACATCAAGTTTGAGGACGTCATCGGCGAGGGAAACTTCGGCCAG GTCATCAAGGCCATGATTAAGAAGGACGGCAACAAAATGAGCGCCGCGATCAAGATGCTCAAAGGTAAAG AGTTCGCCTCGGAGAACGACCACCGAGACTTCGCCGGGGAGCTGGAGGTGCTGTGCAAACTGGGCCAGCATCCCAACATCATCAACCTGATCGGAGCCTGCGAGAACCGAG GCTACCTGTACATCGCCATAGAGTACGCTCCCTACGGGAACCTGCTGGACTTCCTGAGGAAGAGCCGGGTGCTGGAGACGGACCCGGCCTTCGCCAAGGAGCACGGCACGgcctccaccctgacctcccagcagctgctgcagttcTCTGTCGACGTGGCGACCGGGATGCACTACCTGAGTGACAAGCAG TTCATCCACAGAGATCTGGCCGCCCGGAACGTTCTGGTGGGAGACAACCTGGTGGCGAAGATCGCAGACTTCGGTCtgtccagaggagaggaggtctacGTGAAGAAGACGATG GGCAGGCTGCCGGTGCGCTGGATGGCCATCGAGTCCCTGAACTACAGCGTGTACACCACCAAGAGCGACGT GTGGTCGTTTGGAGTGCTTCTGTGGGAAATAGTTAGCCTAG GTGGGACTCCGTACTGCGGGATGACGTGCGCGGAGCTCTACGAGAAGCTGCCCCAGGGCTACAGGATGGAGCAACCCCGCAACTGTGACGACGAAGT ATATGAGCTGATGCGGCAGTGCTGGAGGGACCGGCCGTACGAGAGACCCCCCTTCTCCCAGATCTCAGTCCAGCTCAACAGGATGCAGGAGGCCAGGAAG GCCTACGTCAACATGGCTCTCTTCGAGAACTTCACCTACGCCGGGATCGACGCGACGGCCGAAGAGGCCTGA
- the tie1 gene encoding tyrosine-protein kinase receptor Tie-1 isoform X2, with amino-acid sequence MRITNMRIVWVYIFYSFSLSDGVMDLTMISTAEVTDFSHFSFSCITGERSPATIGLDIKRENKIFLVPMTPQFRVQRTRPKEVVATHFHSLGYIGIFYCEATQELRPHDKIIMINNPASADMVPAHMTVTADLGETVHLSMRLLDTQKRDVTWKYNGNYHYMTPSNDLLNHTAVLAVENASRAHQGVYSASYVGASPLHGSWMRLIVRNCSSKKWGESCLQDCPECLNRGVCHDRDGDCLCPPGFMGTRCETACREGMFGRSCQESCGSGKDCKGLRFCLPDPYGCSCASGWAGVRCGTPCPVDTYGPDCRLTCSCLNGGSCNRFSGCHCPTGWRGQHCEKSDRAPQILDMPSTIEGNLNSSPRISCSASGNPLPSHTSIELRKLDSSVLKASQTTMDSDKSTAQFEIPSLKALDGGLWECRVSTNGGQDSRKFNLIVREPPVPATPPKLLERKSKQLLVMPMTSHQGHGPIQSTKLLYKPMDNGDSWSSIIVYGDRGPITLMNLKPSTRYQVRVQLTRPGEGGEGAPGPEAIMETDCPEPTARPEIDISSMEGRNATVRWRLPPGSPGATGPGEASGFLVQLFGPAPSSTKLWEETTLLNVLSTRFHNLEYQRDYVAVVLLVNCGSQGPASKPYTFRLNSQGPSSPRNVQAVSLSVSAVVVRWQPPEDPNGGIIKYVIEYQPVGQGAPHPWVDTDDGNKTAKEVTALNGSTLYQFRVRAFSKVPGEWSKFVQAATMVDGFLSFTPTTQGVGIGPGGEGYQLLVAVVGSVTVTCVTILLALLALFCIRKTLLNRRRTFTYQSGSGEETILQFNSGTLTLTRRPKPTLEPLTYPILDWDDIKFEDVIGEGNFGQVIKAMIKKDGNKMSAAIKMLKEFASENDHRDFAGELEVLCKLGQHPNIINLIGACENRGYLYIAIEYAPYGNLLDFLRKSRVLETDPAFAKEHGTASTLTSQQLLQFSVDVATGMHYLSDKQFIHRDLAARNVLVGDNLVAKIADFGLSRGEEVYVKKTMGRLPVRWMAIESLNYSVYTTKSDVWSFGVLLWEIVSLGGTPYCGMTCAELYEKLPQGYRMEQPRNCDDEVYELMRQCWRDRPYERPPFSQISVQLNRMQEARKAYVNMALFENFTYAGIDATAEEA; translated from the exons ATGAGGATTACAAACATGAGGATTGTGTGGGTGTACATATTCTACTCATTCAGTTTGTCAG ACGGCGTGATGGACCTGACCATGATCTCCACGGCGGAGGTCACCGACTTCAGtcacttctccttctcctgcatcACCGGCGAGCGCAGCCCCGCAACCATCGGCCTGGACATCAAGCGGGAGAACAAGATCTTCCTCGTCCCCATGACGCCGCAGTTCAGGGTGCAGCGGACCCGACCCAAGGAGGTGGTGGCCACCCACTTCCACAGCCTCGGATACATCGGCATCTTCTACTGCGAGGCCACGCAGGAGCTCCGCCCCCACGACAAGATCATCATGATCAACAACCCCGCCTCAG CTGACATGGTCCCGGCTCACATGACGGTGACGGCCGACCTGGGGGAGACGGTCCACCTCAGCATGCGGCTGCTGGACACCCAGAAGAGAGACGTGACCTGGAAGTACAACG GGAACTACCACTACATGACGCCGTCCAACGACCTGCTGAACCACACGGCCGTGCTGGCGGTGGAGAACGCCTCGCGGGCGCACCAGGGCGTCTACAGCGCCAGCTACGTGGGCGCCAGCCCGCTGCACGGCTCCTGGATGAGGCTCATCGTACGCA ACTGTTCCAGTAAGAAGTGGGGGGAGAGCTGTCTGCAGGACTGTCCCGAGTGCCTCAACAGGGGGGTCTGCCACGACCGCGACGGGGACTGCCTCTGCCCCCCGGGCTTCATGGGAACCCGATGCGAGACAG cctgCAGGGAGGGGATGTTCGGTCGCAGCTGCCAGGAGTCGTGTGGCTCTGGGAAGGACTGCAAGGGGCTGCGCTTCTGCCTCCCGGACCCCTACGGCTGCTCCTGCGCCAGCGGCTGGGCTGGCGTTCGCTGTGGGACAC CTTGCCCTGTGGATACGTACGGGCCCGACTGCCGGCTCACCTGCAGCTGTCTGAATGGCGGCTCGTGCAACCGCTTCAGTGGCTGCCACTGCCCCACGGGCTGGAGGGGACAGCACTGTGAGAAGTCAG atcgGGCGCCCCAGATCCTGGACATGCCCAGCACCATCGAGGGGAACCTGAACTCCAGCCCCCGGATCTCCTGCTCGGCCTCGGGGAACCCGCTGCCGAGCCACACCAGCATCGAGCTGCGCAAGCTGGACAGCAGCGTGCTGAAG GCCTCCCAGACCACCATGGACTCTGACAAGAGCACGGCCCAGTTTGAGATCCCCTCGCTGAAGGCTCTGGATGGCGGGCTGTGGGAGTGCCGGGTCTCCACCAACGGGGGCCAGGACTCACGCAAGTTCAACCTCATCGTCAGAG agCCGCCCgtccccgccaccccccccaaGCTGCTGGAGAGGAAGAGCAAGCAGCTGCTGGTGATGCCCATGACCTCCCACCAAGGCCACGGGCCCATCCAGTCCACCAAGCTGCTCTACAAGCCCATGGACAACGGTGACTCCTGGTCCTCCATCATCG TGTACGGCGACCGTGGGCCCATCACCCTGATGAACCTGAAGCCGTCCACGCGCTACCAGGTCAGAGTTCAGCTGACCcgcccgggggaggggggcgagggcgCGCCCGGCCCCGAGGCCATCATGGAGACCGACTGTCCCG AGCCCACCGCGCGTCCCGAGATCGACATCAGCTCCATGGAGGGCCGCAACGCCACGGTGCGTTGGCGCCTCCCGCCGGGCAGCCCCGGCGCCACCGGGCCGGGCGAGGCCAGCGGGTTCCTGGTGCAGCTGTTCGGACCGGCGCCCTCCAGCACCAAGCTGTGGGAGGAGACCACGCTGCTCAACGTGCTGTCCACCAGGTTCCACAACCTGGAGTACCAGCGGGACTACGTCGCCGTGGTGCTGCTGGTCAACTGCGGCAGCCAGGGCCCCGCCTCCAAGCCCTACACCTTCCGCCTCAACAGCCAGG GCCCGTCGTCCCCGCGCAACGTGCAGGCGGTCTCCCTGTCGGTGTCGGCCGTGGTGGTGCGCTGGCAGCCCCCCGAGGACCCCAACGGGGGCATCATCAAGTACGTGATCGAGTACCAGCCGGTGGGCCAGGGCGCCCCTCACCCCTGGGTGGACACCGACGACGGCAACAAGACGGCCAAGGAGGTGACGGCGCTGAACGGCAGCACGCTGTACCAGTTCAGAGTGCGGGCGTTCTCCAAGGTCCCCGGGGAGTGGAGCAAGTTCGTCCAGGCCGCCACCATGGTGGACG gcttcCTGAgcttcacccccaccacccaggGCGTGGGGATCGGGCCGGGCGGCGAGGGTTACCAGctgctggtggcggtggtgggctCGGTCACGGTCACCTGCGTCACcatcctcctcgccctcctggCCCTCTTCTGCATCCGCAAGACGCTGCTGAACCGCCGACGCACCTTCACCTACCAGTCGGGATCG GGCGAGGAGACCATCCTGCAGTTCAACTCCGGGACCCTGACGCTGACCCGGAGACCCAAGCCCACGCTGGAGCCCCTCACCTACCCCATCCTGGACTGGGACGACATCAAGTTTGAGGACGTCATCGGCGAGGGAAACTTCGGCCAG GTCATCAAGGCCATGATTAAGAAGGACGGCAACAAAATGAGCGCCGCGATCAAGATGCTCAAAG AGTTCGCCTCGGAGAACGACCACCGAGACTTCGCCGGGGAGCTGGAGGTGCTGTGCAAACTGGGCCAGCATCCCAACATCATCAACCTGATCGGAGCCTGCGAGAACCGAG GCTACCTGTACATCGCCATAGAGTACGCTCCCTACGGGAACCTGCTGGACTTCCTGAGGAAGAGCCGGGTGCTGGAGACGGACCCGGCCTTCGCCAAGGAGCACGGCACGgcctccaccctgacctcccagcagctgctgcagttcTCTGTCGACGTGGCGACCGGGATGCACTACCTGAGTGACAAGCAG TTCATCCACAGAGATCTGGCCGCCCGGAACGTTCTGGTGGGAGACAACCTGGTGGCGAAGATCGCAGACTTCGGTCtgtccagaggagaggaggtctacGTGAAGAAGACGATG GGCAGGCTGCCGGTGCGCTGGATGGCCATCGAGTCCCTGAACTACAGCGTGTACACCACCAAGAGCGACGT GTGGTCGTTTGGAGTGCTTCTGTGGGAAATAGTTAGCCTAG GTGGGACTCCGTACTGCGGGATGACGTGCGCGGAGCTCTACGAGAAGCTGCCCCAGGGCTACAGGATGGAGCAACCCCGCAACTGTGACGACGAAGT ATATGAGCTGATGCGGCAGTGCTGGAGGGACCGGCCGTACGAGAGACCCCCCTTCTCCCAGATCTCAGTCCAGCTCAACAGGATGCAGGAGGCCAGGAAG GCCTACGTCAACATGGCTCTCTTCGAGAACTTCACCTACGCCGGGATCGACGCGACGGCCGAAGAGGCCTGA
- the mpl gene encoding thrombopoietin receptor, with translation MWHLEGLKAMDQALLGGLFLAAVWMQLGCMADGHGRRGSITHLPMKDVLLLKDEADPKCFSRTEYDLTCFFETPDNKTFDFFYKTDDVEKRCALRLQRAEDGSVLHVCLFPPDDTYLFVLTHLRVTEAGTNRTLYTRSVSVEDQVLLDPPTNMSHCHTGFPGQLQLTWQVDKAWESKVHYGIRYSSNRLGEKNKEGDRDQLETLTSLVPGEVLQFQIRINVIKYGLDETRGHWSHWSKPVAAMVPQSAVDISLECYTSDLHNFTCQWDENIYKDVTYKLFYRHSPSKSLGWTECLKSCNRSDRCRFHGDETQLFRVKLGASGSPAPLGRTFYSDAFYLNGSIKTAPPGQLEGRMDSGALCLSWAAPLPALSAHLLYQVHYHTREGGPWLTVSSKGPETRTCLEGLTGSQYSVQVRAKPNGTYFSGQWSDWSLKLSGSTPPDMGAILISGIPLLMLVLAIVLISLISRYLSKFKKLLWPPIPNLDKVLQGFLAEINGQTWDPPFASKQCLEENLASVVEIMYPEDAAAGLEKPPNENAPLVIPEGWLSVGEQGDRSSDGTLEVSPDYVTLSTMDAAPSRQQRNEYIYEHVAECRGLARGPRVGCVQPAASTPERSSTRASCPSGMDILNRSYLLPAEGSRGLEPGPAAAPGGSDKRYTNMDAPTYPDAVA, from the exons ATGTGGCACCTAGAGGGTCTTAAGGCCATGGATCAGGCCCTACTGGGGGGACTCTTTCTGGCCGCTGTGTGGATGCAGCTTGGCTGTATGGCTGATGGACATGGCAGGCGTGGATCTATCACACACTTGCCCATGAAAG ATGTTTTGCTGTTGAAGGATGAGGCAGACCCCAAATGTTTCAGCAGAACAGAATACGATCTCACCTGCTTCTTTGAAACTCCAGACAACAAGACCTTTGACTTCTTCTACAAGACTGATGACGT GGAGAAGAGATGTGCTCTGAGGCTGCAGCGGGCCGAAGACGGCTCCGTCCTGCACGTCTGTCTCTTCCCTCCTGACGATACTTATCTGTTCGTCCTCACACACCTCCGGGTGACGGAGGCCGGGACCAACCGCACCCTGTACACCCGCAGTGTCAGCGTGGAGGACCAGG tTCTCCTAGATCCGCCTACAAATATGTCCCATTGCCATACTGGCTTTCCAGGCCAGCTGCAGCTAACATGGCAAGTGGACAAAGCGTGGGAAAGCAAGGTGCATTATGGGATACGGTATTCATCCAACAGGttgggagaaaaaaacaaagag GGAGACAGGGACCAGCTCGAGACCCTGACGTCACTGGTGCCAGGGGAGGTGCTCCAGTTTCAGATTAGAATAAATGTTATTAAATATGGTCTGGACGAAACCAGAGGACACTGGAGCCACTGGTCCAAACCGGTGGCAGCGATGGTACCCCAAAGcgcag TCGACATCTCACTTGAGTGCTACACATCTGACCTGCACAACTTCACCTGCCAGTGGGACGAGAACATCTACAAGGACGTCACCTACAAGCTGTTCTACAGACACAGTCCCAG TAAGTCACTGGGTTGGACAGAGTGCCTGAAGAGCTGCAACCGGAGTGATCGGTGCCGTTTCCATGGAGACGAGACCCAGTTGTTCCGGGTCAAACTGGGAGCAAGTGGCAGCCCGGCTCCCCTGGGCCGAACCTTCTACTCTGATGCCTTCTACCTCAACGGCAGCA TCAAAACAGCCCCACCAGGGCAGCTGGAGGGGAGGATGGACAGCGGGGCACTGTGTCTGTCCTGGGCAGCTCCTCTCCCAGCCCTCTCTGCCCACCTGCTGTACCAGGTCCACTACCACACCAGGGAGGGCGGACCCTGGCTG ACGGTGTCGTCGAAAGGTCCGGAGACAAGGACATGTCTGGAGGGTTTGACAGGAAGTCAGTACAGTGTGCAGGTCAGAGCCAAGCCCAATGGGACTTATTTCTCCGGTCAATGGAGCGACTGGTCACTCAAACTCTCCGGATCCACCCCCCCCGACATGG GGGCTATTCTCATCTCTGGCATCCCTCTCCTGATGCTAGTGCTGGCCATCGTCCTAATTTCTCTTATTTCTCGGTATCTCAG TAAGTTTAAAAAACTACTGTGGCCACCGATTCCAAACCTTGATAAAGTGTTGCAAGGCTTCCTGGCAGAAATCAACGGGCAGACATGG GATCCTCCATTCGCATCAAAGCAGTGCTTGGAGGAGAACCTTGCGTCCGTTGTGGAGATCATGTACCCGGAGGACGCGGCGGCGGGGTTAGAGAAGCCCCCCAACGAGAACGCCCCGCTAGTGATCCCAGAGGGGTGGCTCTCCGTCGGCGAGCAGGGCGACCGGAGCTCCGACGGGACCCTGGAGGTCAGCCCGGACTATGTGACACTGAGCACTATGGATGCGGCCCCCAGCCGTCAGCAAAGGAATGAGTACATTTACGAACACGTTGCTGAGTGCCGGGGACTTGCCCGCGGGCCGAGGGTGGGCTGTGTGCAGCCAGCTGCATCGACCCCCGAACGCTCCTCCACCAGAGCTTCGTGCCCTAGCGGCATGGACATTCTGAACCGCTCCTACCTGCTcccagcagagggcagcagaGGGCTGGAGCCGGGGCCCGCTGCTGCCCCTGGAGGCTCAGACAAGCGGTACACCAACATGGACGCTCCAACATATCCCGACGCCGTGGCGTGA